In Flavobacterium lacustre, a genomic segment contains:
- a CDS encoding PorP/SprF family type IX secretion system membrane protein: protein MKKRNYNYILTVLLFVMSSTLFAQQESTFSFYKYHMNMVNPAYVGMDKETLGTSSIRTQWTGIESAPKTQAVSFGTPLGNNLGFGMSVVNDRTFIEKQTFVGIDFSYKVKMNETFDLYLGLKAAGNFYDVNTAGLETYNMQADPALNSIHSFNPNVGVGAVLKNDKFFVSLSLPRLLNTERAKNENGYATVATDRPHAYLSSGYDFDLNSSLKLKPSVMVRYVNGAPMSVDLNTMLQIENNLEIGGMYRTDKAYAAMANITINNRFIFGFAYEMSTRPTLASAKNTNEIFLQFKF, encoded by the coding sequence TAATGAGTAGTACTCTTTTTGCCCAACAAGAAAGTACTTTCTCCTTTTATAAATATCATATGAATATGGTCAATCCAGCCTATGTTGGTATGGATAAAGAAACTCTTGGAACTAGTTCTATTCGCACACAATGGACAGGAATTGAAAGTGCGCCAAAAACTCAAGCGGTATCATTTGGTACACCTTTAGGAAATAATCTTGGGTTTGGTATGTCAGTAGTAAATGACAGAACTTTCATCGAAAAACAAACTTTTGTTGGAATTGATTTCTCTTATAAAGTAAAGATGAATGAAACTTTTGACTTATATCTTGGATTGAAAGCTGCCGGGAATTTCTATGATGTCAACACTGCTGGTTTAGAAACTTACAATATGCAAGCAGATCCTGCTCTAAACTCTATTCATAGTTTTAATCCAAATGTAGGTGTTGGTGCTGTTTTGAAAAATGATAAATTCTTCGTTTCCCTATCACTTCCTCGACTATTAAATACAGAAAGAGCTAAAAACGAAAATGGTTATGCTACTGTTGCTACAGATAGACCACACGCCTATTTAAGCAGTGGTTATGATTTTGATTTAAATTCTTCATTGAAATTGAAACCTTCTGTAATGGTGCGTTACGTCAATGGTGCTCCAATGTCTGTAGATTTGAATACTATGTTACAAATAGAAAACAATCTTGAAATTGGTGGAATGTACAGAACCGATAAAGCGTATGCTGCAATGGCCAATATTACCATTAACAATCGCTTCATTTTTGGGTTTGCTTATGAAATGAGTACCAGACCAACTTTGGCAAGCGCCAAAAATACGAATGAAATTTTCTTGCAATTTAAATTCTAA